Proteins found in one Leguminivora glycinivorella isolate SPB_JAAS2020 chromosome 4, LegGlyc_1.1, whole genome shotgun sequence genomic segment:
- the LOC125225690 gene encoding uncharacterized protein LOC125225690 isoform X1, with protein sequence MPFKFSKGSQNKETVLTISERGITTLQTAVVYANPLGDKNNVLCKYRLILDPGSQRSYVTFQAAKELKLPVEEESLLTIFTFGEDPPKEIHSPIVILQLVTRTNKKIVIQANCVQRISRGFIPNVKLRGVPESYVLADDGSVSGQVQILIGNDYYFNIIYETKIQLDSNLFLVDSALGWIVSGKTEPQLEEESYVVTYAQTCIETKLHQPDSPLCDGDIKNLWELECIGICDSPKATREEEAIKNFNETTVKINNRYTVSWPWITYPPDLPNNFGIAFGRLSSLLKRMDQETLMSYDDTFKQQLAKGIIEVVPTSGTSTGNAIHYLPFHGVRHRGKPMRIVYDASSKSNKNTKSLNECLYRGPLMLEDLTGLLIKFRTHHIGLTSDIEKAFLQMALHEKDRDVTRFLWLKDTSKPVSQDNLLYLRFCRVPFGVISSPFLLNATIKEHLNNAEDQHVRQKANDIYVDNFVSGCSTTAEAIELYKSLKGSFQDISMSLRDWSSNSEEFMKMVPDTCKENKIKVLGLEWDIKKDTLQLKTNLQEEAVTKRGILKTIASIYDPCGYAAPHTLSAKLFLQGLWKAGVSWDSPLSSELTEEWNIIRQNLEVIGKVSVDRCYMKAPTEANYQLHCFTDASLQAYAASVFLVCGSKKSFIMGKSRLIPTKDQDNLKIPRLELLGVLIGCRLMKFVLKFLQQKIVRQVLWTDSQIVIEWCKSNKLLPPFVARRVEEIKTNKDLEIRYLPSSLNPADVGTRPLRAEEDKEKWLNGPQFITEDPQKWPTTSGSEPTSSLLTGEGLGFQEDIEMVDKEDPVVNVNPMKTEEIITPNEVIGNNQSTDDKLHKLKEIQAKYFPLEVEGKETNLSRNLGVFKDIDDLLRCKGRMKNANWSFDKRYPILIPKESDFTKEIIMKTHQENKHVGVSHTLDKIREMYWIPQGRSKVQRILKGCPECMKHDGGPYRLPETPALPKERVNYSSPFTYVGTDYLGPLLVNNGNGSCKRWISLYTCLAVRAIHLEVVKDLTAEEGLLALKRMISARGVPTLITSDNAAHYKLLSEILQDPYCIEKEIKWKFIPQLAPWHGGFYERLIGLTKNCMKKTLQKHLLNDSQLATTVKEIEAVLNTRPLTYVDSEPDHVLKPSDFLTMGKCIVMETSSMDPITSHGTVTKDNLIKGWKKALIILREFKEMFENRYLLNLRERYSHHPKEPRVTSKLTPKIGQIVQIKGDTKNRINWKVGKIVSLKEGADGLCRVATVQVGDTIYTRSIAHLYPLEIEDGEEQCKQTSHEESVEESVQVPDVPHPTRRDDVMKESTNDVLKTSEQKSYQLTELNESEEIPSDSVLLEPASSQLHEPEPKSIPEPDPLAVKDMTFCENTDPETHHLENIASAEHHDESRPKRAAALRALEKIKEWTSNLVAVLLPVVGSVATNAKL encoded by the coding sequence ATGCCCTTCAAATTTTCCAAAGGATCCCAAAACAAAGAAACAGTCTTGACTATTTCAGAAAGAGGAATCACCACTCTACAGACAGCTGTTGTTTATGCTAACCCCTTAGGTGATAAGAATAATGTATTGTGTAAATACCGTTTAATTTTAGACCCAGGGTCTCAACGTTCTTATGTCACATTTCAAGCGGCCAAGGAGTTGAAGCTTCCAGTCGAAGAAGAAAGTCTCTTGACAATTTTCACCTTCGGTGAAGATCCTCCGAAGGAAATACATAGTCCTATAGTGATTCTACAGTTAGTAACTAGAACAAATAAGAAGATAGTTATACAAGCTAACTGTGTCCAACGCATTTCAAGAGGATTCATCCCAAATGTCAAGTTACGGGGCGTACCCGAGTCTTATGTACTGGCGGATGATGGTTCTGTAAGCGGACAGGTGCAGATTCTAATCGGAAACGACTACTActttaacattatttatgaaaCTAAGATACAACTAGATAGTAACTTGTTTCTAGTGGATTCTGCCCTTGGATGGATAGTCAGTGGCAAGACGGAACCACAGCTTGAAGAGGAATCATATGTAGTGACTTATGCTCAAACTTGTATTGAAACGAAGCTTCATCAACCAGATTCACCTCTTTGTGATGGAGACATTAAAAACCTTTGGGAATTGGAATGTATAGGAATTTGTGATTCACCTAAAGCAACAAGAGAAGAAGAAgctattaaaaattttaatgaaactacagtaaaaattaacaatagaTACACGGTAAGCTGGCCATGGATAACTTATCCGCCTGACTTACCTAATAACTTTGGAATCGCCTTTGGGCGTCTGTCAAGTTTACTGAAGCGCATGGACCAAGAAACCTTAATGTCATACGACGATACATTTAAACAACAATTAGCTAAGGGTATAATAGAAGTCGTACCCACATCAGGAACGTCAACTGGTAACGCTATTCACTACCTACCCTTCCATGGAGTACGTCATCGAGGAAAACCTATGCGAATCGTGTATGATGCTAGTTCCAAGAGTAACAAGAACACCAAGAGTCTGAACGAGTGCTTATACAGAGGACCACTCATGCTTGAAGACCTTACAGGGTTACTCATCAAATTCAGGACACATCACATAGGATTGACGTCCGACATAGAAAAGGCGTTTTTACAGATGGCATTACACGAGAAGGATCGTGACGTTACCAGATTCTTATGGCTTAAAGATACCTCTAAACCAGTATCTCAGGATAACCTACTTTACCTAAGATTCTGCAGAGTTCCATTCGGCGTGATATCTTCACCGTTTCTACTGAATGCGACTATTAAAGAACATTTAAATAATGCAGAAGATCAGCATGTCAGGCAGAAAGCGAATGACATATACGTAGACAACTTTGTTTCAGGCTGTAGTACTACAGCTGAAGCAATAGAGCTTTACAAAAGTTTGAAAGGATCTTTTCAAGATATTTCAATGTCACTCAGGGATTGGAGTTCTAACTCCGAAGAATTCATGAAGATGGTCCCTGATACATGTAAAGAAAACAAGATAAAAGTACTTGGCTTAGAGTGGGACATAAAAAAGGACACCCTCCAGCTGAAGACCAACCTCCAAGAGGAAGCAGTCACAAAAAGAGGAATACTGAAGACTATCGCATCAATTTATGACCCGTGCGGTTACGCGGCACCTCATACATTATCAGCTAAACTTTTTCTGCAAGGACTTTGGAAGGCCGGAGTATCTTGGGACTCACCATTATCAAGCGAGCTAACAGAAGAGTGGAACATCATCCGACAGAACCTAGAAGTCATAGGAAAGGTATCGGTGGATAGATGTTACATGAAGGCACCAACGGAAGCGAATTACCAACTGCACTGCTTCACAGATGCTTCACTACAAGCCTACGCAGCATCGGTGTTTCTAGTCTGTGGCTCGAAGAAAAGCTTTATCATGGGTAAATCCCGTCTGATACCAACCAAGGATCAAGATAACCTCAAGATACCCCGTCTAGAACTTCTGGGAGTACTGATAGGCTGTAGACTGATGAAGTTCGTCCTTAAGTTTCTGCAACAGAAAATAGTAAGACAAGTCTTGTGGACCGATAGTCAGATTGTCATCGAATGGTGTAAGTCTAACAAACTACTTCCTCCCTTCGTTGCCAGACGAGTAGAAGAAATCAAGACAAACAAAGACCTGGAGATAAGATATCTACCATCAAGCTTGAACCCAGCAGATGTAGGCACAAGACCCCTTCGTGCAGAGGAGGATAAGGAGAAATGGCTGAATGGTCCGCAGTTTATAACAGAAGATCCACAGAAATGGCCAACCACATCCGGCAGTGAGCCAACCAGTTCTCTTCTGACAGGGGAGGGTCTTGGGTTCCAAGAAGACATAGAGATGGTCGATAAAGAAGATCCAGTTGTTAATGTCAACCCGATGAAAACGGAGGAAATTATAACACCAAATGAAGTGATAGGAAATAATCAGTCAACAGACGACAAGCttcataaattaaaagaaattcaAGCTAAATATTTTCCTCTAGAGGTAGAAGGAAAAGAAACCAATCTAAGTCGAAACTTAGGAGTATTCAAGGACATTGATGACCTATTGAGATGCAAAGGTCGTATGAAAAACGCAAACTGGTCGTTCGACAAACGATACCCTATACTCATACCAAAAGAGTCAGATTTCACGAAGGAAATTATAATGAAAACTCATCAAGAGAACAAACATGTAGGTGTCAGCCACACGCTTGATAAAATAAGAGAAATGTATTGGATTCCTCAAGGAAGAAGTAAAGTCCAACGGATATTAAAGGGATGCCCTGAATGTATGAAACATGATGGAGGACCTTATAGACTACCAGAAACCCCTGCTCTTCCTAAAGAGAGAGTCAATTACAGCTCTCCTTTTACGTACGTTGGAACAGACTACCTGGGACCACTTCTAGTTAACAACGGGAATGGCAGTTGTAAAAGATGGATTAGCCTTTATACATGTTTAGCGGTAAGAGCCATTCACCTGGAAGTGGTAAAGGATCTAACAGCGGAAGAAGGTCTTCTGGCCTTAAAAAGGATGATATCAGCGAGAGGCGTGCCTACCTTAATTACATCTGACAACGCAGCTCATTACAAGTTACTTTCTGAAATTCTTCAAGACCCATATTGCATAGAAAAGGAGATTAAATGGAAATTCATACCGCAATTAGCCCCATGGCATGGAGGATTTTACGAAAGGTTGATTGGCTTAACCAAGAATTGTATGAAGAAAACCTTACAAAAACACTTATTGAATGACAGCCAGCTGGCAACAACAGTTAAGGAAATAGAAGCAGTACTTAACACAAGACCTTTAACCTACGTGGATTCAGAACCTGACCACGTATTAAAACCCTCAGACTTTCTTACCATGGGAAAATGTATCGTAATGGAAACGTCGAGCATGGATCCTATTACGTCACATGGGACAGTAACCAAAGACAATCTAATTAAAGGTTGGAAGAAAGCGCTCATCATTCTACGAGAATTCAAAGAGATGTTTGAGAACAGGTATCTCCTAAATTTGAGAGAAAGATACTCCCATCATCCTAAGGAGCCTAGAGTGACTTCAAAATTAACGCCAAAAATAGGTCAGATAGTGCAAATAAAAGGCGACACGAAGAATAGGATCAATTGGAAAGTTGGGAAAATAGTATCTTTAAAGGAAGGCGCCGATGGTTTATGTAGAGTAGCCACGGTCCAAGTAGGAGATACAATATATACAAGATCTATCGCGCATCTCTACCCGTTAGAGATCGAAGATGGAGAGGAACAGTGTAAACAAACGTCACATGAAGAAAGCGTAGAAGAATCTGTACAGGTTCCTGACGTCCCACATCCAACAAGAAGGGACGACGTGATGAAAGAATCCACTAACGACGTTCTTAAGACTTCTGAGCAGAAATCTTATCAATTAACAGAATTAAACGAGTCAGAAGAAATACCGTCTGATTCAGTCTTATTAGAGCCTGCATCTAGTCAGTTACACGAGCCTGAGCCTAAGTCCATACCCGAACCAGACCCACTCGCAGTCAAAGACATGACGTTCTGCGAGAACACTGATCCTGAAACGCACCACCTAGAGAACATCGCGTCGGCTGAACATCACGACGAGTCCAGACCTAAGAGAGCAGCGGCGCTTCGTGCTCTTGAGAAGATTAAGGAGTGGACCAGCAACTTAGTCGCAGTTTTGCTGCCTGTAGTGGGGAGTGTCGCGACCAACGCGAAACTATAG
- the LOC125225690 gene encoding uncharacterized protein LOC125225690 isoform X2 gives MPTMLHYTKSKRQKALSWITYPPDLPNNFGIAFGRLSSLLKRMDQETLMSYDDTFKQQLAKGIIEVVPTSGTSTGNAIHYLPFHGVRHRGKPMRIVYDASSKSNKNTKSLNECLYRGPLMLEDLTGLLIKFRTHHIGLTSDIEKAFLQMALHEKDRDVTRFLWLKDTSKPVSQDNLLYLRFCRVPFGVISSPFLLNATIKEHLNNAEDQHVRQKANDIYVDNFVSGCSTTAEAIELYKSLKGSFQDISMSLRDWSSNSEEFMKMVPDTCKENKIKVLGLEWDIKKDTLQLKTNLQEEAVTKRGILKTIASIYDPCGYAAPHTLSAKLFLQGLWKAGVSWDSPLSSELTEEWNIIRQNLEVIGKVSVDRCYMKAPTEANYQLHCFTDASLQAYAASVFLVCGSKKSFIMGKSRLIPTKDQDNLKIPRLELLGVLIGCRLMKFVLKFLQQKIVRQVLWTDSQIVIEWCKSNKLLPPFVARRVEEIKTNKDLEIRYLPSSLNPADVGTRPLRAEEDKEKWLNGPQFITEDPQKWPTTSGSEPTSSLLTGEGLGFQEDIEMVDKEDPVVNVNPMKTEEIITPNEVIGNNQSTDDKLHKLKEIQAKYFPLEVEGKETNLSRNLGVFKDIDDLLRCKGRMKNANWSFDKRYPILIPKESDFTKEIIMKTHQENKHVGVSHTLDKIREMYWIPQGRSKVQRILKGCPECMKHDGGPYRLPETPALPKERVNYSSPFTYVGTDYLGPLLVNNGNGSCKRWISLYTCLAVRAIHLEVVKDLTAEEGLLALKRMISARGVPTLITSDNAAHYKLLSEILQDPYCIEKEIKWKFIPQLAPWHGGFYERLIGLTKNCMKKTLQKHLLNDSQLATTVKEIEAVLNTRPLTYVDSEPDHVLKPSDFLTMGKCIVMETSSMDPITSHGTVTKDNLIKGWKKALIILREFKEMFENRYLLNLRERYSHHPKEPRVTSKLTPKIGQIVQIKGDTKNRINWKVGKIVSLKEGADGLCRVATVQVGDTIYTRSIAHLYPLEIEDGEEQCKQTSHEESVEESVQVPDVPHPTRRDDVMKESTNDVLKTSEQKSYQLTELNESEEIPSDSVLLEPASSQLHEPEPKSIPEPDPLAVKDMTFCENTDPETHHLENIASAEHHDESRPKRAAALRALEKIKEWTSNLVAVLLPVVGSVATNAKL, from the exons ATGCCCACTATGCTACATTATACAAAATCGAAGCGGCAAAAAGCA TTAT CATGGATAACTTATCCGCCTGACTTACCTAATAACTTTGGAATCGCCTTTGGGCGTCTGTCAAGTTTACTGAAGCGCATGGACCAAGAAACCTTAATGTCATACGACGATACATTTAAACAACAATTAGCTAAGGGTATAATAGAAGTCGTACCCACATCAGGAACGTCAACTGGTAACGCTATTCACTACCTACCCTTCCATGGAGTACGTCATCGAGGAAAACCTATGCGAATCGTGTATGATGCTAGTTCCAAGAGTAACAAGAACACCAAGAGTCTGAACGAGTGCTTATACAGAGGACCACTCATGCTTGAAGACCTTACAGGGTTACTCATCAAATTCAGGACACATCACATAGGATTGACGTCCGACATAGAAAAGGCGTTTTTACAGATGGCATTACACGAGAAGGATCGTGACGTTACCAGATTCTTATGGCTTAAAGATACCTCTAAACCAGTATCTCAGGATAACCTACTTTACCTAAGATTCTGCAGAGTTCCATTCGGCGTGATATCTTCACCGTTTCTACTGAATGCGACTATTAAAGAACATTTAAATAATGCAGAAGATCAGCATGTCAGGCAGAAAGCGAATGACATATACGTAGACAACTTTGTTTCAGGCTGTAGTACTACAGCTGAAGCAATAGAGCTTTACAAAAGTTTGAAAGGATCTTTTCAAGATATTTCAATGTCACTCAGGGATTGGAGTTCTAACTCCGAAGAATTCATGAAGATGGTCCCTGATACATGTAAAGAAAACAAGATAAAAGTACTTGGCTTAGAGTGGGACATAAAAAAGGACACCCTCCAGCTGAAGACCAACCTCCAAGAGGAAGCAGTCACAAAAAGAGGAATACTGAAGACTATCGCATCAATTTATGACCCGTGCGGTTACGCGGCACCTCATACATTATCAGCTAAACTTTTTCTGCAAGGACTTTGGAAGGCCGGAGTATCTTGGGACTCACCATTATCAAGCGAGCTAACAGAAGAGTGGAACATCATCCGACAGAACCTAGAAGTCATAGGAAAGGTATCGGTGGATAGATGTTACATGAAGGCACCAACGGAAGCGAATTACCAACTGCACTGCTTCACAGATGCTTCACTACAAGCCTACGCAGCATCGGTGTTTCTAGTCTGTGGCTCGAAGAAAAGCTTTATCATGGGTAAATCCCGTCTGATACCAACCAAGGATCAAGATAACCTCAAGATACCCCGTCTAGAACTTCTGGGAGTACTGATAGGCTGTAGACTGATGAAGTTCGTCCTTAAGTTTCTGCAACAGAAAATAGTAAGACAAGTCTTGTGGACCGATAGTCAGATTGTCATCGAATGGTGTAAGTCTAACAAACTACTTCCTCCCTTCGTTGCCAGACGAGTAGAAGAAATCAAGACAAACAAAGACCTGGAGATAAGATATCTACCATCAAGCTTGAACCCAGCAGATGTAGGCACAAGACCCCTTCGTGCAGAGGAGGATAAGGAGAAATGGCTGAATGGTCCGCAGTTTATAACAGAAGATCCACAGAAATGGCCAACCACATCCGGCAGTGAGCCAACCAGTTCTCTTCTGACAGGGGAGGGTCTTGGGTTCCAAGAAGACATAGAGATGGTCGATAAAGAAGATCCAGTTGTTAATGTCAACCCGATGAAAACGGAGGAAATTATAACACCAAATGAAGTGATAGGAAATAATCAGTCAACAGACGACAAGCttcataaattaaaagaaattcaAGCTAAATATTTTCCTCTAGAGGTAGAAGGAAAAGAAACCAATCTAAGTCGAAACTTAGGAGTATTCAAGGACATTGATGACCTATTGAGATGCAAAGGTCGTATGAAAAACGCAAACTGGTCGTTCGACAAACGATACCCTATACTCATACCAAAAGAGTCAGATTTCACGAAGGAAATTATAATGAAAACTCATCAAGAGAACAAACATGTAGGTGTCAGCCACACGCTTGATAAAATAAGAGAAATGTATTGGATTCCTCAAGGAAGAAGTAAAGTCCAACGGATATTAAAGGGATGCCCTGAATGTATGAAACATGATGGAGGACCTTATAGACTACCAGAAACCCCTGCTCTTCCTAAAGAGAGAGTCAATTACAGCTCTCCTTTTACGTACGTTGGAACAGACTACCTGGGACCACTTCTAGTTAACAACGGGAATGGCAGTTGTAAAAGATGGATTAGCCTTTATACATGTTTAGCGGTAAGAGCCATTCACCTGGAAGTGGTAAAGGATCTAACAGCGGAAGAAGGTCTTCTGGCCTTAAAAAGGATGATATCAGCGAGAGGCGTGCCTACCTTAATTACATCTGACAACGCAGCTCATTACAAGTTACTTTCTGAAATTCTTCAAGACCCATATTGCATAGAAAAGGAGATTAAATGGAAATTCATACCGCAATTAGCCCCATGGCATGGAGGATTTTACGAAAGGTTGATTGGCTTAACCAAGAATTGTATGAAGAAAACCTTACAAAAACACTTATTGAATGACAGCCAGCTGGCAACAACAGTTAAGGAAATAGAAGCAGTACTTAACACAAGACCTTTAACCTACGTGGATTCAGAACCTGACCACGTATTAAAACCCTCAGACTTTCTTACCATGGGAAAATGTATCGTAATGGAAACGTCGAGCATGGATCCTATTACGTCACATGGGACAGTAACCAAAGACAATCTAATTAAAGGTTGGAAGAAAGCGCTCATCATTCTACGAGAATTCAAAGAGATGTTTGAGAACAGGTATCTCCTAAATTTGAGAGAAAGATACTCCCATCATCCTAAGGAGCCTAGAGTGACTTCAAAATTAACGCCAAAAATAGGTCAGATAGTGCAAATAAAAGGCGACACGAAGAATAGGATCAATTGGAAAGTTGGGAAAATAGTATCTTTAAAGGAAGGCGCCGATGGTTTATGTAGAGTAGCCACGGTCCAAGTAGGAGATACAATATATACAAGATCTATCGCGCATCTCTACCCGTTAGAGATCGAAGATGGAGAGGAACAGTGTAAACAAACGTCACATGAAGAAAGCGTAGAAGAATCTGTACAGGTTCCTGACGTCCCACATCCAACAAGAAGGGACGACGTGATGAAAGAATCCACTAACGACGTTCTTAAGACTTCTGAGCAGAAATCTTATCAATTAACAGAATTAAACGAGTCAGAAGAAATACCGTCTGATTCAGTCTTATTAGAGCCTGCATCTAGTCAGTTACACGAGCCTGAGCCTAAGTCCATACCCGAACCAGACCCACTCGCAGTCAAAGACATGACGTTCTGCGAGAACACTGATCCTGAAACGCACCACCTAGAGAACATCGCGTCGGCTGAACATCACGACGAGTCCAGACCTAAGAGAGCAGCGGCGCTTCGTGCTCTTGAGAAGATTAAGGAGTGGACCAGCAACTTAGTCGCAGTTTTGCTGCCTGTAGTGGGGAGTGTCGCGACCAACGCGAAACTATAG
- the LOC125225690 gene encoding uncharacterized protein LOC125225690 isoform X4, protein MMEDLIDYQKPLLFLKRESITALLLRTLEQCKQTSHEESVEESVQVPDVPHPTRRDDVMKESTNDVLKTSEQKSYQLTELNESEEIPSDSVLLEPASSQLHEPEPKSIPEPDPLAVKDMTFCENTDPETHHLENIASAEHHDESRPKRAAALRALEKIKEWTSNLVAVLLPVVGSVATNAKL, encoded by the exons ATGATGGAGGACCTTATAGACTACCAGAAACCCCTGCTCTTCCTAAAGAGAGAGTCAATTACAGCTCTCCTTTTACGTACGTTG GAACAGTGTAAACAAACGTCACATGAAGAAAGCGTAGAAGAATCTGTACAGGTTCCTGACGTCCCACATCCAACAAGAAGGGACGACGTGATGAAAGAATCCACTAACGACGTTCTTAAGACTTCTGAGCAGAAATCTTATCAATTAACAGAATTAAACGAGTCAGAAGAAATACCGTCTGATTCAGTCTTATTAGAGCCTGCATCTAGTCAGTTACACGAGCCTGAGCCTAAGTCCATACCCGAACCAGACCCACTCGCAGTCAAAGACATGACGTTCTGCGAGAACACTGATCCTGAAACGCACCACCTAGAGAACATCGCGTCGGCTGAACATCACGACGAGTCCAGACCTAAGAGAGCAGCGGCGCTTCGTGCTCTTGAGAAGATTAAGGAGTGGACCAGCAACTTAGTCGCAGTTTTGCTGCCTGTAGTGGGGAGTGTCGCGACCAACGCGAAACTATAG